Genomic DNA from Leptotrichia wadei:
CTTATTTCAGAGAATCAAACCATCTTCTATTTGAAACTGCGACTCCACTTGACAGAAGTTCAAAGGATTTGCCTGAACAAGGACAAGACTTCGATGAAATTCCATTATTTTTACCGGAATTTTTGGAAAGAAAAAGAGAAAGAATTGAAAAAAATCTAAACTTTAAATTTCAATAAAATTATAAAAAAGAAAAAATAAGAAGAGGTGCATTTAAAATGGAACAGACAATTTATTTGTACTGTTTCACGGAACTTGCGGAAATGAAAGCGACTTGCTGTTTTTAACTGGCGAACTGGACTCCCATGCAAGTGTAATCAGCTTTTTAGGAAATGTTGGAATTGGAAAAAATAGAAGATTCTTTAATCCGCTTATAAACGGAAAAGTCGATAAAAAAGATTATTCAGAAAGAATTGATGAATTTCTAAAAAACTGGGATTTAATGGATATTTCAAAATATAAAAATATAACATTCATCGGATATTCCAACGGAGCAAACTTTACTCTCGGACTTTTGGAAAAACGTCCGGATATTGCCAATACAACTATACTCTTACATCCATCAAATTTCGATTGGCAATTTACGAAAAAGCCTGAAAAAAATAAAATTATTGCTACAACAGGCGCTTTAGATTTAATGGCTCCAGCCGCAGATGTAGTAAAATTAAAAAATCAGCTTTCAGGCATTGGTTATGAAGAGTTTCAGATAATAATGCTAGATAGCGGACACGAAATAACTAATGAAGAAATCGAAAAATTAAAAGAAATTTATAAAAAATAAAATTTAAATAAAAATGAAAAAAGGAAGTGAATTAATATGTTAGAATTAGGAATAAGCTCATTTGGAGAAACTACACCGCTTGAAGGAAGCAAAAAAGTAATTTCACACGATGAACGTATAAGAAATATGATTGAAGAAATTGAACTTGCTGATAA
This window encodes:
- a CDS encoding alpha/beta hydrolase, producing MLFLTGELDSHASVISFLGNVGIGKNRRFFNPLINGKVDKKDYSERIDEFLKNWDLMDISKYKNITFIGYSNGANFTLGLLEKRPDIANTTILLHPSNFDWQFTKKPEKNKIIATTGALDLMAPAADVVKLKNQLSGIGYEEFQIIMLDSGHEITNEEIEKLKEIYKK